From a region of the Candidatus Atribacteria bacterium ADurb.Bin276 genome:
- a CDS encoding Polysaccharide pyruvyl transferase, translating into MKDTQKKIFLLGYYGFGNWGDELSLQSIINDLEIISKDTPYSFLYSVLNQDNRFFPRSFSNLSVIIRKKIITVLKEITKSDYVVVGGGSLLQDSTSFRSLIYYSFLLWWAQIFHRPLIFYRCGLGPFHKVLSQKLVAFILKRVKLFIARDHESAELAKRLGGYSNRIKIGIDPVVTNYKNILTITQAKPTVSFFVRNCSRPYEEKLIDSLKYLQARIQERIEIVAFHYNYDYKIASRIANQIGCQWKYFQSIEEIPLYFHQLAAVFTMRLHPAILSAMMDVPWFALNIDPKIESFANWWEKKNLVAWQDLSQETFFRLFEQRDNIFKKNNELMKQLKRLDDQSRIWLREFFDQKNHFY; encoded by the coding sequence ATGAAAGATACTCAAAAAAAAATATTTTTACTCGGTTATTATGGTTTTGGTAATTGGGGAGACGAACTTTCTCTTCAATCAATAATCAATGATTTGGAAATTATCTCTAAAGATACTCCCTATTCTTTTCTTTATTCGGTTTTAAATCAAGATAATAGATTTTTCCCTCGATCCTTCTCTAATCTATCAGTAATTATTCGAAAAAAAATAATTACAGTTTTAAAAGAAATTACCAAAAGCGATTATGTTGTCGTAGGAGGAGGGAGTCTTTTACAAGATTCAACGAGTTTTCGATCTTTAATTTACTATTCTTTTTTACTTTGGTGGGCACAGATTTTTCATCGCCCACTTATTTTTTATCGTTGTGGATTAGGTCCGTTCCATAAAGTCTTAAGCCAGAAGCTGGTAGCTTTTATTCTTAAAAGAGTGAAATTATTTATTGCCCGTGATCATGAAAGTGCTGAGTTGGCAAAAAGATTAGGTGGTTATAGCAACAGGATAAAAATTGGAATCGATCCAGTAGTTACGAATTATAAGAATATTTTAACTATTACTCAGGCCAAACCAACGGTTAGTTTTTTTGTCCGAAATTGCAGCCGCCCTTACGAGGAAAAATTAATTGATTCATTAAAATATCTTCAAGCCAGAATCCAGGAAAGGATTGAAATCGTTGCTTTTCACTATAATTATGATTATAAAATTGCTTCACGTATTGCCAATCAGATTGGTTGTCAATGGAAGTACTTCCAATCTATTGAAGAAATACCACTTTATTTCCATCAACTCGCTGCTGTTTTCACTATGAGACTTCATCCGGCTATTTTGTCAGCCATGATGGATGTTCCTTGGTTTGCTTTGAATATTGATCCGAAGATTGAGTCCTTTGCCAATTGGTGGGAAAAGAAAAATTTGGTAGCTTGGCAAGATCTCTCGCAAGAAACATTTTTTAGGCTGTTTGAACAACGCGATAATATTTTTAAAAAAAACAATGAACTTATGAAACAGTTAAAACGACTGGATGATCAAAGCCGGATATGGTTGCGGGAGTTCTTTGATCAAAAGAATCATTTTTATTGA
- the tagA gene encoding putative N-acetylmannosaminyltransferase — MQVGSSSEYSLLGILIADYAISDLISYITESIQSGQKAHIITLNPEMVARQATDGEFYQALHGAELRIVDGNGILLAARILGKAIQHRTPGIELVEELLRVGQEKSWSFYFLGSSSEVVTRLVKNLKIHAPKTLISGFHHGYFQDSLPIIEDINRSKPDILLVGLGSPQQELWIHKNRNLLQASIMIGIGGSFDVLCGDKKRAPFVFRKMKLEWLYRIASEPHRLKRVIPAFFRFGWMVLKERLVLK, encoded by the coding sequence ATGCAGGTAGGATCGTCATCAGAATATTCATTATTAGGTATTTTAATTGCTGACTACGCTATATCAGATCTCATTTCCTATATTACTGAATCAATTCAATCCGGTCAAAAAGCCCATATCATCACCCTCAATCCTGAAATGGTTGCGCGGCAAGCAACTGATGGGGAGTTTTATCAAGCTTTGCACGGTGCTGAATTGCGGATTGTTGATGGGAATGGGATATTATTAGCAGCCCGAATATTAGGAAAAGCGATCCAACACCGTACACCAGGGATTGAATTGGTTGAAGAGCTTCTCAGGGTGGGGCAAGAGAAGAGTTGGTCTTTTTATTTTTTGGGTAGTTCTTCAGAAGTTGTAACCAGATTAGTGAAAAACCTTAAAATTCATGCGCCTAAGACTCTCATTTCGGGTTTTCATCACGGGTATTTTCAAGATTCTTTACCAATTATAGAAGACATTAATCGGTCGAAGCCGGATATACTCCTGGTGGGTTTAGGTTCTCCCCAACAAGAATTGTGGATTCATAAGAATCGAAATCTCCTTCAAGCCTCGATTATGATTGGTATAGGTGGGAGTTTTGATGTACTCTGTGGAGATAAAAAAAGAGCTCCATTTGTATTTCGGAAAATGAAATTAGAATGGCTTTATAGAATAGCTTCCGAACCGCACCGTTTGAAAAGAGTT